In one window of Methanoculleus thermophilus DNA:
- a CDS encoding nucleotide-binding protein, whose protein sequence is MNLSEVTERISQKLEAKGAHPDRQKIESRLRRLVEEFGVNIAEAERTVTADLAREHNVTGIGSNSSELRPINEIVPGEWVTLEGKIVALTPPLSPSIAQTGIIADSSGAIRFITWSRANAPAMEYGHWYRIESAVVDEYKGAPNLKIHSGTTITRMEKDAPLLPSITPIAELKPGVGSVRAKVVQDWEVTHDRMLQTGLLGDETGTIKFVVWKEEGKEKLDLDAVYNIFYATVDEYNGRLSLTLNTAMYITDEGDIEVGRNETEILGALVHIAPGSGLIKRCPVEGCNRTLSRQNYCPVHEIQPEFRYDLRLKGVLDDGIRARNVLMQREIVEALTGITLEEAIRIAETNPLGMDEIFYRIRNAVLGRYYTCTGNEFGGRLLVNSCTPMRFEPAELAALLNRAGGEAA, encoded by the coding sequence ATGAATCTTTCCGAAGTTACAGAGAGAATCTCCCAGAAACTTGAAGCAAAAGGCGCACACCCCGATCGACAAAAGATCGAGTCACGCCTCCGCCGCCTCGTCGAGGAGTTCGGCGTCAACATCGCCGAGGCCGAACGGACGGTGACGGCCGATCTCGCCCGTGAACACAACGTCACCGGTATCGGGAGCAACTCTTCAGAGCTCCGCCCGATAAACGAGATCGTCCCCGGTGAGTGGGTGACACTCGAGGGGAAGATCGTTGCCCTGACCCCGCCGCTATCCCCCTCGATCGCCCAGACGGGGATCATTGCCGACTCGAGCGGCGCCATTCGTTTCATCACCTGGTCTCGAGCGAACGCACCCGCGATGGAGTACGGTCACTGGTACCGGATCGAATCCGCGGTCGTCGATGAGTACAAAGGTGCCCCGAACCTGAAGATCCACTCGGGCACCACGATCACCCGGATGGAGAAGGATGCTCCGCTCCTCCCCTCAATCACACCCATCGCCGAGCTGAAGCCCGGCGTCGGGAGCGTGCGGGCCAAGGTCGTCCAGGACTGGGAAGTCACCCACGACCGGATGCTCCAGACGGGGCTTCTTGGCGATGAGACCGGGACCATCAAGTTCGTCGTCTGGAAGGAAGAAGGCAAAGAGAAACTTGATCTCGATGCCGTCTACAACATCTTCTACGCCACCGTCGACGAGTACAACGGCAGGCTCTCCCTCACCTTAAACACCGCGATGTACATCACCGACGAAGGCGATATCGAGGTCGGACGAAACGAGACCGAGATCCTGGGGGCCCTCGTCCATATCGCTCCCGGCTCGGGCTTAATCAAGCGCTGCCCGGTCGAGGGGTGCAACCGGACCCTCTCCCGGCAGAACTACTGTCCGGTCCACGAGATCCAGCCCGAATTCCGCTACGACCTCCGCCTGAAGGGAGTCCTGGACGACGGTATCCGCGCTCGAAACGTCCTGATGCAGCGCGAGATCGTCGAGGCCCTCACGGGGATCACCCTTGAAGAAGCCATCAGGATCGCCGAGACGAACCCGCTCGGCATGGACGAGATCTTTTACCGGATCAGAAATGCGGTTCTTGGACGCTATTACACCTGCACGGGGAACGAGTTCGGCGGCAGGCTGCTTGTGAACTCCTGCACCCCGATGCGGTTCGAGCCCGCGGAACTGGCTGCACTTTTGAACCGCGCCGGGGGTGAGGCAGCATGA
- a CDS encoding DUF1858 domain-containing protein, with the protein MALNADSTIADLLREKPDAAQVLFRFGMGCLGCAIANNETIREAAQAHGVPLEEMLSALGIAES; encoded by the coding sequence ATGGCATTGAATGCGGACAGTACAATCGCGGACCTCCTTCGGGAGAAGCCCGATGCAGCACAGGTTCTCTTCCGGTTCGGAATGGGTTGCCTTGGCTGTGCCATCGCAAACAACGAGACGATCCGGGAGGCTGCCCAGGCGCACGGTGTCCCTCTCGAAGAGATGCTCTCCGCTCTCGGCATCGCCGAGTCGTAA
- a CDS encoding adenosylcobinamide amidohydrolase, translating into MRYFLENNTLFIRGRFRAASTGVNGGLADVTTIVNHTVPHNFEGDPSRHLELLAARHGIFNDFFGLLTAVDMRHLCVLQYDFITVFITAGITNPTLNDDPKTPHTINIIVYSQEGMRDATLLESIITATGAKAQALHNLGHDFPGTTTDAVVVACERDAAITHTYAGTLTEVGRRVHAAVLYGLPEALARQQGKVRRSGPSFFIYSRYGGEHWVEWKKEDCPYYPCHFAGQRCDYCYCPCYPCRDEELGEWVESLSGGNVWACTRCTLLHQPEIADYVRRNPEATLAELKRLREKI; encoded by the coding sequence ATGAGATACTTTCTCGAGAACAATACTCTTTTTATCCGCGGCCGGTTCCGGGCAGCGAGCACCGGGGTCAACGGGGGGCTGGCCGACGTCACGACGATCGTAAACCACACTGTGCCGCACAACTTCGAGGGTGATCCGTCGCGTCACCTCGAACTCCTCGCCGCCCGGCACGGTATCTTTAATGACTTCTTCGGTCTCCTGACCGCCGTCGATATGCGCCACCTCTGTGTGCTCCAGTACGACTTCATCACGGTCTTCATCACCGCCGGGATAACGAACCCGACGCTGAACGATGACCCGAAAACCCCCCACACCATCAATATCATCGTCTACAGTCAGGAGGGGATGCGGGATGCGACGCTCCTTGAATCGATCATCACCGCGACCGGGGCGAAGGCCCAGGCGCTCCACAACCTGGGCCATGACTTCCCGGGGACCACGACGGATGCGGTCGTCGTCGCCTGCGAGCGCGATGCCGCAATCACCCATACCTATGCCGGGACCCTGACCGAGGTCGGCCGGCGGGTCCATGCGGCCGTCCTCTACGGTCTTCCCGAGGCTCTCGCGCGGCAGCAGGGGAAGGTCCGGCGGAGCGGGCCGTCGTTCTTCATCTACAGCCGCTACGGCGGGGAGCACTGGGTGGAGTGGAAAAAAGAGGACTGTCCCTACTATCCCTGTCATTTTGCGGGCCAGCGGTGCGACTACTGCTACTGTCCGTGCTACCCCTGCAGGGACGAAGAACTCGGGGAATGGGTCGAGAGTTTGAGCGGCGGTAACGTCTGGGCGTGCACACGATGCACGCTCCTGCACCAGCCCGAGATCGCAGACTATGTGAGAAGAAATCCCGAGGCCACTCTCGCTGAACTCAAGCGCCTCCGGGAAAAAATATAA
- the nrdD gene encoding anaerobic ribonucleoside-triphosphate reductase, with translation MDWSPEQLKLVEKYHSLAEIPEKERRYKCHTCHFVVDETPCPHCGETALEIMCPLDHCDCHHSIVESIDYCPLCGHAVCPECGSHDVVQISRVTGYLQDVAGWNAGKQQELKDRVRYTVA, from the coding sequence ATGGACTGGAGCCCTGAGCAACTCAAATTAGTTGAAAAATACCATAGCCTCGCAGAAATCCCGGAGAAGGAGCGGCGATACAAGTGCCACACATGCCACTTCGTCGTGGACGAGACGCCATGTCCCCACTGCGGCGAGACGGCACTTGAGATCATGTGCCCGCTCGACCACTGTGACTGCCACCACTCGATCGTCGAGAGCATTGATTACTGCCCGCTCTGCGGCCATGCCGTCTGCCCGGAGTGCGGGAGCCACGACGTCGTCCAGATCAGCAGAGTCACCGGATATCTCCAGGACGTTGCGGGCTGGAACGCGGGCAAACAGCAGGAATTAAAAGACCGCGTCCGCTACACCGTCGCATGA
- the pyrF gene encoding orotidine-5'-phosphate decarboxylase yields MTELILSLDVLDKTEACAIAKSCAPYIDAIKVGYPLVLATGLSIVRDLADLGLPLIADFKVADIPNTNRLICEAVFSAGFDAVIAHGFVGPDAARTCVEVAHSHGGAAYIVAEMSHPGATEFFHGGVAERIAELAVAVRADGIIAPATRPERIVRLREIIGKKTIYSPGVGAQGGDPDAVARLVDGIIVGRSIYAAEDPAAEAERLSRIRR; encoded by the coding sequence ATGACCGAACTCATCCTCTCCCTCGACGTCCTCGACAAAACCGAGGCGTGCGCGATCGCGAAGTCCTGTGCACCCTATATCGACGCGATCAAGGTCGGCTACCCCCTCGTCCTCGCGACCGGACTCTCGATCGTTCGGGATCTCGCCGACCTCGGCCTCCCGCTCATCGCCGACTTCAAGGTCGCGGATATTCCGAACACCAACCGCCTCATCTGCGAAGCGGTCTTTTCGGCCGGGTTCGACGCCGTGATCGCCCACGGGTTCGTGGGGCCCGATGCGGCACGGACCTGTGTCGAGGTGGCGCACAGCCACGGCGGGGCCGCCTATATCGTCGCGGAGATGAGTCACCCCGGGGCGACCGAGTTCTTCCACGGCGGGGTGGCCGAGCGGATCGCGGAACTTGCCGTCGCCGTCCGGGCCGACGGGATCATCGCTCCCGCAACCCGCCCCGAGCGGATCGTCCGGCTCCGCGAGATCATCGGCAAAAAGACAATCTACTCCCCTGGCGTGGGGGCCCAGGGCGGCGACCCCGACGCGGTGGCCCGGCTGGTCGACGGGATCATCGTGGGGAGGAGCATCTACGCGGCAGAGGACCCGGCGGCCGAAGCCGAGCGTCTCTCCCGCATCCGCCGGTGA
- a CDS encoding deoxyhypusine synthase, whose amino-acid sequence MTFKYGDAVQQARVRPGMTVGELVNELGKAGAYNGGSLWQAVNIYERMLRDDEALKFFGLSGAMVPGGMGGIVADLIRRGHIDILVSTGANLTHDVIEAIGCHHYHGTADVSDTELCEEGVNRIYDIFLPNEAFIRFEEFLQETYSSIPEGSTISITDLLRLIGSRLKTGILAEAAKAGVPVYCPAIQDSMIGLQYWLFSQTHKVTVSAFADMPGLLDRCFEAKRAGAILVGGGVPKNYILQSKLMTESGFDYAVQLTGDRPDLGGLSGATLDEARSWGKLTREATAVTVYGDATITLPLLVAATLERLEG is encoded by the coding sequence ATGACCTTCAAGTATGGGGATGCAGTACAACAGGCGCGGGTCCGCCCCGGCATGACAGTCGGGGAACTTGTCAACGAACTCGGGAAAGCCGGAGCCTACAACGGGGGATCCCTGTGGCAGGCGGTCAACATCTACGAGCGGATGCTTCGCGACGACGAAGCACTGAAGTTCTTCGGTCTCTCGGGCGCGATGGTGCCCGGGGGGATGGGCGGGATCGTCGCCGACCTCATCAGACGGGGGCATATCGATATCCTGGTCTCGACGGGAGCAAACCTCACCCACGACGTCATCGAGGCGATCGGCTGCCACCACTACCACGGGACCGCCGACGTCTCCGACACCGAGCTCTGCGAGGAGGGAGTCAACCGGATCTATGATATATTCCTCCCGAACGAGGCATTCATCAGGTTTGAGGAGTTTCTGCAGGAGACCTACTCTTCCATCCCGGAGGGCTCAACGATCTCCATCACCGACCTCCTTAGACTGATCGGGAGCCGGCTCAAGACCGGGATCCTTGCCGAGGCGGCAAAGGCCGGAGTGCCGGTCTACTGCCCGGCGATCCAGGACTCGATGATCGGGCTGCAGTACTGGCTCTTTTCCCAGACGCACAAGGTCACTGTCAGTGCGTTCGCCGATATGCCGGGACTGCTTGACCGGTGCTTTGAGGCCAAGCGGGCAGGCGCAATCCTCGTCGGCGGCGGGGTCCCGAAGAACTACATCCTGCAGAGCAAACTGATGACCGAGAGCGGATTTGACTACGCGGTCCAGCTCACCGGCGACCGGCCGGACCTCGGCGGCCTCTCGGGCGCAACGCTCGATGAAGCACGGTCCTGGGGCAAACTCACCAGAGAGGCGACCGCGGTCACGGTTTATGGGGATGCGACAATCACCCTGCCGCTCCTCGTGGCCGCAACCCTCGAGAGGCTGGAAGGATGA
- a CDS encoding tRNA(Ile)(2)-agmatinylcytidine synthase produces the protein MWIGIDDTDSPAGMCTTYIGAVLVRRLKERGMRVRNTRLIRLNPNVIHKTRGNAAIAIEVDGDPEEAFALTCACVEALAEFDDPRTNPGVVVSRVRPPPDFYYAALRDYCTVEEAIEVLESVGARYRGYKNRRGLIGATAAIASDLSDLTYELLAYRRREAWGTPRKVDRQSLFYAEERTYPHTWDTVDRENAVVVGVPHTPDPVLFGIRGESPAWVREARSFIRSEETACEQVYATNQGTDAHLIPEVIGALREGRSYLVRGTVAGNPTTGPGGHVSFLLADSSGEVRCMAYEPTKGFRNVVRQLVPGDVVAVAGSYKGGSINLEKLGIACLAEAVRIHPPVCPACEKRMTSAGTGKGYKCRICGARSREPEVEHLERSLRPGWYEVPPTARRHLARPLVRGIPAWEEAYLQAGQECR, from the coding sequence ATGTGGATCGGGATCGACGATACGGATTCTCCCGCCGGAATGTGCACCACCTACATCGGGGCGGTTCTCGTGCGGCGGCTCAAAGAGAGAGGGATGCGCGTCCGCAACACCCGGCTGATCCGGTTAAATCCGAACGTCATCCACAAGACCCGCGGGAACGCGGCGATCGCCATCGAGGTCGATGGTGACCCGGAGGAGGCCTTCGCCCTCACCTGCGCTTGCGTTGAAGCGCTTGCGGAGTTCGACGACCCAAGGACCAATCCCGGGGTGGTGGTCTCTCGCGTCCGGCCGCCGCCGGACTTCTACTACGCGGCGCTCCGGGACTACTGCACCGTTGAGGAGGCGATCGAGGTCCTCGAGTCGGTCGGAGCCCGTTACCGAGGCTACAAGAACCGGCGCGGACTCATCGGTGCAACGGCCGCGATTGCAAGCGATCTTTCCGATCTCACCTACGAACTCCTCGCGTATCGGAGACGGGAGGCGTGGGGGACGCCCCGAAAGGTCGACCGCCAAAGCCTCTTCTACGCCGAGGAGCGGACGTACCCCCATACCTGGGACACGGTGGACCGGGAGAATGCCGTGGTGGTCGGCGTGCCCCACACCCCCGACCCGGTCCTCTTCGGGATCCGCGGGGAGAGCCCGGCATGGGTCAGGGAAGCCCGATCGTTCATCCGGTCGGAGGAGACGGCCTGCGAGCAGGTCTATGCCACCAACCAGGGGACGGACGCCCACCTGATCCCGGAGGTGATCGGGGCCCTCCGGGAGGGGCGGTCCTACCTGGTACGGGGGACGGTCGCCGGGAATCCGACGACCGGTCCCGGCGGCCATGTCTCCTTCCTCCTTGCCGATAGTAGCGGCGAGGTCCGCTGCATGGCCTACGAGCCGACCAAGGGGTTCCGGAACGTTGTGCGGCAGCTCGTTCCCGGAGATGTAGTGGCCGTGGCCGGGAGTTACAAGGGCGGAAGCATCAACCTTGAGAAACTCGGGATCGCCTGTCTCGCCGAGGCGGTCAGGATCCACCCGCCGGTCTGTCCGGCCTGTGAAAAACGAATGACGAGCGCAGGTACCGGGAAGGGTTACAAGTGCCGCATCTGTGGGGCCCGGAGCAGGGAGCCCGAGGTCGAGCACCTTGAGCGAAGCCTCCGGCCGGGGTGGTATGAGGTCCCGCCCACTGCACGCCGGCACCTTGCCCGGCCGCTGGTGCGTGGAATCCCCGCATGGGAGGAGGCCTATCTTCAGGCCGGCCAGGAGTGCAGGTGA
- a CDS encoding transcriptional regulator, with product MSQDRLPQMVISIMLLAGFDVSERCNIRPRSFDLIAKKGDTLVIIKVAPHIDSVTADIAWDLDVIATHLGATPLIVGERARDSELERGVIYIRYGLYAISPATLYDYFTEGIAPMVYASPGGLYVKINGDLLREVRERSQMSLGDLASHLGVSRRTISKYESGMGTTLDVAIRLEELFSAPLVEAIDLVGYRSAEPEKRQESPTGAVLSDLERMGMEIHAMRQAPFQALAIFERHKILTAYGTSQKVVKRASLIGNISQITETFAMCVVTDYKKQKKIGRTLLIGEEHLRTLEDGSELIDMIGMQ from the coding sequence ATGTCGCAGGATCGCCTCCCTCAGATGGTCATCAGCATCATGCTCCTTGCGGGCTTCGACGTCTCGGAGCGATGCAACATTCGTCCACGGAGCTTTGACCTTATCGCGAAGAAAGGCGACACCCTCGTCATCATCAAAGTGGCCCCTCACATCGACAGCGTCACCGCCGATATCGCCTGGGATCTGGACGTGATCGCCACGCACCTCGGGGCGACCCCGCTCATCGTCGGGGAGCGGGCGCGTGATTCCGAACTTGAGCGGGGCGTCATCTACATCCGTTACGGCCTCTATGCCATCAGCCCCGCGACGCTCTACGACTACTTCACGGAAGGTATCGCCCCGATGGTCTATGCCTCCCCCGGCGGCCTCTACGTGAAGATCAATGGCGACCTCCTGCGCGAGGTGCGGGAGCGCTCCCAGATGTCGCTTGGAGACCTCGCCTCCCACCTCGGCGTCTCCCGTCGGACCATCAGCAAGTATGAGAGCGGTATGGGGACGACGCTCGATGTCGCAATACGGCTTGAGGAACTCTTCAGCGCCCCGCTCGTCGAGGCGATCGATCTTGTCGGTTACCGGTCCGCGGAACCCGAGAAACGACAGGAATCCCCGACCGGCGCCGTTCTTTCCGACCTTGAACGCATGGGCATGGAGATCCACGCGATGCGGCAGGCTCCTTTCCAGGCGCTGGCGATATTTGAACGGCACAAGATCCTGACGGCATACGGCACCTCGCAGAAAGTCGTCAAGCGCGCTTCTCTTATCGGGAATATCTCCCAGATCACGGAGACATTTGCGATGTGCGTCGTCACTGATTACAAAAAGCAGAAAAAAATCGGCAGAACTCTCCTTATCGGGGAAGAGCATCTCCGCACCCTCGAAGACGGCTCAGAACTCATAGATATGATTGGTATGCAATAA
- the thsA gene encoding thermosome subunit alpha, which yields MSSLGGQPILILKEGSQRTRGRDAQSGNIAAAKAVASAVRTTLGPKGMDKMLVDTIGDVVITNDGVTILKEMDIEHPAAKMMVEIAKTQDDEVGDGTTSAVVIAGELLKRAEDLLDQDVHPTVIAHGYRIAADKAQDILNEIAIDIKPDDIEMLKKLAETAMTGKGAEAAKEKLTELVVKAVTMVADADGTVDTEYVKVEKRVGGSIEDSEIVEGMIIDKERVHPAMPRIVKDAKILLLNAAVEFKKTEVDAEISITSPDQLQMFLDEEERMIRGIVDKIVASGANVLFCQKGIDDIAQHYLAKAGILAVRRVKKSDMEKLARATGAAIVSSIDAIAPEELGKAGTVEEKKVSGEEMIFVTECENPKAVSIIIRGGTEHVVDELDRAIEDALRVVSVAVEDKKFVAGGGAPEIELSLRLREYAATVGGRAQLAIEAFANALEIIPRTLAENAGLDPIDMLVALRASHEKGGANAKYMGLDVFNAASGDMLKAGVVEPLRVKTQAVSSAAEAAIMILRIDDVIAASKSSAPAPGAEDMGDMGGMGGMPPM from the coding sequence ATGTCAAGTCTTGGAGGACAACCAATCCTTATTCTGAAAGAGGGTAGCCAGCGTACCCGCGGCCGTGACGCACAGTCCGGCAACATCGCTGCCGCAAAGGCTGTTGCAAGCGCTGTACGGACGACTCTCGGTCCCAAGGGTATGGACAAGATGCTCGTCGACACCATCGGTGATGTCGTCATCACAAACGACGGTGTGACCATCTTAAAGGAGATGGATATCGAGCACCCCGCCGCGAAGATGATGGTCGAGATCGCCAAGACCCAGGACGACGAGGTCGGCGATGGGACCACGTCTGCCGTGGTGATCGCTGGTGAGCTCCTGAAGCGGGCCGAGGACCTCCTTGACCAGGACGTGCACCCCACGGTCATCGCTCACGGTTACCGGATCGCAGCCGACAAGGCGCAGGATATCCTTAACGAGATCGCCATCGACATCAAGCCCGACGATATTGAGATGCTCAAGAAGCTCGCCGAGACCGCCATGACCGGCAAGGGCGCCGAGGCTGCAAAGGAGAAGCTCACCGAGCTCGTCGTCAAGGCGGTCACGATGGTCGCCGACGCCGACGGCACTGTTGACACCGAGTATGTGAAGGTCGAGAAGAGGGTCGGCGGGTCCATCGAGGACTCCGAGATCGTCGAGGGCATGATCATCGACAAGGAGCGTGTCCACCCCGCGATGCCCCGCATCGTCAAGGACGCAAAGATCCTGCTCCTGAACGCCGCCGTCGAGTTCAAGAAGACCGAGGTCGACGCCGAGATCAGCATCACGAGCCCCGACCAGCTCCAGATGTTCCTCGACGAAGAGGAGCGCATGATCCGGGGTATCGTCGACAAGATCGTTGCCTCCGGTGCAAACGTCCTCTTCTGCCAGAAGGGCATCGACGACATCGCCCAGCACTACCTCGCCAAGGCTGGCATCCTCGCCGTCCGGCGCGTCAAGAAGAGCGACATGGAGAAGCTCGCCCGTGCCACCGGTGCGGCAATCGTCAGCTCCATCGACGCCATCGCCCCCGAGGAACTCGGTAAGGCCGGCACCGTCGAGGAGAAGAAGGTATCCGGCGAAGAGATGATCTTCGTCACCGAGTGCGAGAACCCGAAGGCCGTCTCGATCATCATCCGCGGCGGCACCGAGCACGTCGTCGACGAGCTTGACCGTGCCATTGAGGATGCCCTCCGGGTCGTCAGTGTTGCCGTTGAAGACAAGAAGTTCGTCGCCGGCGGCGGTGCACCCGAGATCGAGCTCTCGCTGCGGCTCCGCGAGTACGCCGCGACCGTCGGCGGCCGTGCCCAGCTCGCCATCGAGGCATTTGCAAACGCGCTCGAGATCATCCCGAGGACGCTTGCCGAGAACGCGGGTCTCGACCCGATCGACATGCTTGTCGCACTCCGCGCATCCCACGAGAAGGGCGGCGCGAACGCGAAGTACATGGGACTTGACGTCTTCAACGCCGCCTCTGGCGACATGCTCAAGGCCGGCGTCGTCGAACCCCTGCGGGTGAAGACTCAGGCAGTCTCGAGCGCTGCCGAGGCCGCCATTATGATCCTCCGGATCGACG